The following coding sequences lie in one Pirellulales bacterium genomic window:
- a CDS encoding GMC family oxidoreductase, with protein MPVESFDVLIVGAGACGSLMAKELSDRELSVVVLEAGKRFAPGDLANSEANGAKILWTEPRAVAGKHAVAPKAGVGVGGGTLAWLGVMPRFHPADFRTYSTEGVAADWPIGYDDLRPYYAKVEREFGVAGECGPFAPEPYELPMPPHRMNWHAQLLARGARQLGAKPFAPPIAINSTAYDDRPACIYCGWCGSGCPTGAKATASGTYLAKAERLGARVVSEAFVHRIEYDRAKGRISGVSYFDAERREQRVNARLVVIAAHALETPRILLLSANPTFPDGLANSSGQVGRYLMSHPTWQVFGTFDEPVNAFKGMQMGHVMVQDFYGPRPENVYARGFILLSYMMTPVTYANLSGSFYGAEFKQFLRDYAHTAAWWAHAEGLPQADNRITLDPDVRDARGLPVARVTYEWCDNDLKLAAAARDKAAEMMSASGARQVRIGLNYGAHAMGTCRMGSDRQSSVVNEFCQSHDIANLFICDTSVFVTSAGVNPTLTALAIASRSADHIAAVARRGDFGP; from the coding sequence ATGCCCGTTGAATCCTTTGATGTTCTGATCGTTGGCGCCGGGGCTTGCGGCAGCCTGATGGCCAAAGAGTTGTCTGATCGCGAATTATCGGTGGTCGTTCTCGAGGCGGGGAAGCGATTCGCGCCTGGTGACCTTGCCAATTCCGAGGCGAACGGGGCGAAGATTCTTTGGACCGAGCCGCGCGCGGTTGCCGGGAAGCATGCCGTCGCGCCGAAGGCCGGGGTTGGGGTCGGCGGGGGGACGCTGGCTTGGCTCGGCGTCATGCCGCGGTTTCATCCGGCCGATTTTCGCACTTATTCGACCGAGGGCGTCGCCGCGGATTGGCCGATCGGATACGACGATCTTCGCCCGTATTACGCAAAGGTCGAGCGCGAGTTCGGCGTCGCCGGCGAATGCGGGCCATTCGCGCCGGAGCCATACGAATTGCCGATGCCGCCGCATCGCATGAATTGGCACGCACAGCTTCTTGCCCGCGGCGCGCGGCAGCTCGGCGCGAAGCCCTTCGCCCCGCCGATCGCGATCAACTCGACGGCTTACGACGACCGGCCGGCCTGTATCTATTGCGGCTGGTGCGGCTCGGGCTGCCCGACCGGCGCCAAGGCCACGGCCTCCGGCACGTATCTGGCGAAGGCGGAGCGGCTCGGCGCGCGGGTGGTGAGCGAGGCGTTCGTGCATCGGATCGAATACGATCGCGCGAAAGGTCGCATTTCGGGAGTGAGCTATTTTGACGCCGAACGCCGCGAGCAGCGCGTGAACGCGCGGCTCGTGGTGATCGCGGCCCACGCCCTGGAAACGCCGCGAATCCTGCTCCTCTCCGCCAATCCAACCTTTCCCGACGGCCTCGCGAATTCCAGCGGCCAGGTTGGCCGCTATCTGATGAGCCATCCCACCTGGCAGGTCTTCGGCACGTTCGACGAGCCGGTCAATGCCTTCAAGGGAATGCAGATGGGGCACGTCATGGTGCAGGATTTTTATGGCCCGCGGCCGGAGAACGTATACGCCCGCGGCTTCATCCTACTCTCCTATATGATGACGCCGGTGACCTATGCGAATCTGAGCGGCTCGTTCTACGGCGCGGAGTTCAAACAGTTTCTGCGCGACTACGCCCACACGGCTGCCTGGTGGGCGCATGCCGAGGGATTGCCGCAGGCCGACAATCGGATCACGCTCGACCCGGACGTCCGCGACGCCCGCGGGCTGCCGGTGGCCCGCGTCACCTACGAATGGTGCGACAACGATCTGAAGCTGGCCGCCGCCGCCCGCGACAAGGCGGCCGAGATGATGTCGGCCTCCGGTGCGCGGCAGGTGCGGATCGGCCTGAACTACGGCGCCCACGCGATGGGCACCTGCCGGATGGGGAGCGACCGGCAGTCGTCGGTCGTCAACGAATTCTGCCAATCGCACGACATCGCCAACCTGTTCATCTGCGACACCAGCGTGTTCGTCACCTCGGCCGGCGTGAATCCAACGCTCACCGCCCTAGCCATCGCCAGCCGCTCCGCCGATCACATCGCCGCCGTGGCGCGACGGGGAGATTTCGGGCCGTGA